The Streptomyces sp. NBC_01197 genome window below encodes:
- a CDS encoding zinc-binding dehydrogenase, with protein MATDAGITSYHAMVTVGGLKKGMRVGVIGLGGLGYIGARVAVLKGAEVYAADISPSSRELAAEIGLAGVAESITEFADKDLPLIVDYAGFGTTTAQAVETLGKSGTLVQVGLGRLQATVNTQALIFKQLRTFGSSRAHNRTSPSSTNSSAAELPNPPINRIAPHEIPEGLDRLRKGGAVGRIVAAYDH; from the coding sequence ATGGCGACCGACGCGGGCATCACCTCGTACCACGCCATGGTCACCGTCGGCGGCCTGAAGAAGGGCATGCGGGTCGGCGTGATCGGCCTGGGTGGGCTCGGCTACATCGGCGCGCGTGTCGCCGTCCTCAAGGGAGCCGAGGTCTACGCCGCCGACATCTCCCCGTCCTCACGGGAGCTCGCCGCCGAGATCGGGCTGGCGGGCGTCGCCGAGTCAATCACCGAGTTCGCCGACAAGGATCTGCCGCTGATCGTGGACTACGCGGGCTTCGGAACCACCACCGCTCAAGCGGTTGAAACGCTGGGCAAGTCCGGGACGCTCGTGCAGGTCGGCCTCGGCCGCTTACAGGCCACGGTGAACACCCAGGCCCTCATCTTCAAGCAGCTGCGTACCTTCGGCTCCTCTCGGGCACACAACAGGACCTCGCCGAGCTCTACGAACTCAAGCGCAGCGGAGCTGCCCAACCCGCCGATCAACCGAATCGCACCGCACGAAATCCCGGAAGGCCTGGACCGCCTCCGCAAGGGCGGAGCCGTCGGCCGCATCGTTGCTGCCTACGATCACTGA
- a CDS encoding muconolactone Delta-isomerase family protein encodes MLFLVDIQVRKPETLDAEAWEALTQAESNYGMKARRAGKQLHVWRKAGAYATLAVWDVEDNDELHTLISGLPLFPYLDITVTPLVVHPSTVRWEQIQAGGE; translated from the coding sequence ATGCTCTTCCTGGTGGACATCCAAGTCCGCAAGCCCGAGACGCTCGACGCCGAAGCGTGGGAGGCACTGACGCAGGCCGAGAGCAACTACGGAATGAAGGCCCGGCGCGCCGGCAAGCAGCTGCACGTCTGGCGCAAGGCCGGGGCATACGCCACGCTCGCGGTCTGGGACGTCGAGGACAACGACGAGCTGCACACACTGATCAGCGGCCTGCCGCTCTTCCCGTACCTCGACATCACGGTGACGCCGCTGGTCGTCCACCCGTCCACCGTCCGTTGGGAGCAGATCCAGGCGGGGGGCGAGTGA
- a CDS encoding dihydrolipoamide acetyltransferase family protein, which yields MPEVLADTTEAAITTWLVALGQEIAVGTALAEIETDKAVVEYASEVEGTVLHLFADEGATVTVGDPIVAVGAPGEAVEGVEGVEGATGGATPASSPAATAPAPAASSAGASSAVPQSCSVTRGPAEPSGRRFTSPLVRRLAKEHGIDLATITGTGPSGRVVRRDIEGAVREGRDVPMSPAASGAEPAATASPAAASAPAAPAAPASGASAPDGVEEVPLTSMRRAIARRLTESKTSVPHFYLVADARVDELLALRKQVNAVADVKVSVNDFVLKAVAGVLRAIPEANATWGETVLHRHLTVDVAVAVAIEGGLVTPVVRNVDRLAVSEIALTVRDLAERARAGRLRQHELEGGSFSVSNLGMYGSQEFSAIINPPQAGILAVGAVRQVPVVDDGELAVGTVMTVTLSADHRVIDGALAAQWLTAFVERIENPMLLLV from the coding sequence ATGCCCGAGGTACTCGCCGACACCACTGAGGCCGCGATCACCACCTGGCTGGTCGCACTCGGCCAGGAGATCGCCGTCGGCACCGCCCTCGCCGAGATCGAGACCGACAAAGCGGTCGTCGAGTACGCCTCCGAGGTTGAGGGCACCGTACTGCACCTCTTCGCCGACGAGGGCGCCACGGTCACGGTCGGAGACCCGATCGTCGCGGTCGGCGCGCCGGGCGAGGCCGTGGAGGGGGTGGAGGGGGTGGAGGGGGCGACCGGCGGGGCGACACCGGCCTCCTCCCCTGCAGCCACTGCGCCTGCGCCCGCCGCCTCCTCGGCGGGGGCCTCGAGCGCCGTGCCCCAGTCCTGCTCCGTCACACGTGGGCCGGCCGAGCCCTCTGGCCGACGCTTCACCAGCCCGCTCGTGCGCAGGCTGGCGAAGGAGCACGGCATCGACCTCGCCACGATCACGGGGACAGGACCGAGCGGCCGTGTCGTGCGCCGTGACATCGAGGGCGCGGTCCGTGAGGGACGCGATGTTCCCATGTCCCCGGCGGCGTCCGGCGCCGAGCCTGCAGCGACTGCATCGCCCGCCGCGGCATCGGCACCCGCCGCGCCTGCGGCGCCAGCCTCTGGCGCCTCCGCCCCGGACGGCGTGGAGGAGGTCCCGCTGACCTCCATGCGGCGCGCGATCGCCCGCCGTCTCACCGAGAGCAAGACCTCGGTGCCGCACTTCTACCTCGTCGCGGACGCACGGGTCGACGAGCTGCTTGCCCTGCGTAAGCAGGTCAACGCGGTCGCCGACGTCAAGGTGTCGGTCAACGACTTCGTACTCAAGGCCGTCGCGGGAGTCCTGCGTGCGATCCCGGAGGCGAACGCCACCTGGGGCGAGACCGTCCTGCACCGCCACCTCACTGTCGACGTCGCGGTGGCCGTCGCGATCGAGGGCGGGCTCGTCACGCCCGTCGTACGCAACGTGGACCGGCTGGCCGTCAGCGAGATAGCGCTCACCGTGCGGGACCTCGCCGAGCGCGCCCGGGCCGGGCGCCTCAGGCAGCACGAGCTCGAGGGCGGCTCCTTCTCCGTGTCGAACCTCGGCATGTACGGAAGCCAGGAGTTCTCAGCGATCATCAACCCGCCGCAGGCGGGGATCCTGGCGGTCGGCGCGGTTCGACAAGTGCCCGTCGTGGACGACGGAGAGCTGGCCGTGGGCACGGTGATGACGGTGACGCTCTCGGCCGACCACCGCGTGATCGACGGCGCGCTCGCCGCACAGTGGCTCACGGCGTTCGTCGAGCGGATCGAAAACCCGATGCTGCTGCTGGTCTGA
- a CDS encoding alpha-ketoacid dehydrogenase subunit alpha/beta, with protein sequence MPKHRRLDTQTPWVELSTTPADWKRADPALLAGMLAQLHLIRSFEETVLELAGEGLVHGPAHSSIGQEGGAVGSIIGLRSTDAVNGSHRGHHQFLAKALTHVGGVRSDLTALVTPEIRDVLQKALAEILGLAQGYCRGRGGSMHLQWFEAGALGTNAIVGGGAPMATGNAWAQKHAGTTDLTINYFGDGAAQIGSVLESMNLAAVWKLPSGFFIENNLYGVSTHVSEITADTRLSVRGQGFGVPGWRVDGMDPLAVHLATTEAGERMRAGEGPAVIEAEVYRFFHQNGPYPGSAFGYRTKKEEAAWRERDPLLRVATEMQGLGLVSQTQVDSVRDQARQAMREVTAQLLETDPHADGKRRIRPELWPQPEFVDVGLRGDTSELDGARTLDPATTPVVGKRGKFIDAVSAVMGRRMEQDDRIVVIGEDVHRLGGGTNGATKGLAKRFPGRVLPTPISENAFVGLGGGLALDGRFRPVVEFMYPDFMWVAADQVFNQIGKARHMFGGVNPVPLVLRTKVAMGSGYGSQHLMDPAGVFATSPGWRIVAPSTAADYVGLMNAALALEDPVLVIEHVDLYARADEIPEDLDYQLPFGKAALRHEGSDVTIISYLSMVHHVLESVEETGLDADVIDLRWLDRASVDWETIETSVRKTNAVLIVEQGAKGTSYGGWLADELHRRLFDWLDQPVQRVTGSEASPSISKVLERAAIARTEEVVVGIGQVRAGMGGV encoded by the coding sequence ATGCCGAAGCATCGGCGACTGGACACGCAGACCCCGTGGGTCGAGCTGAGTACCACCCCCGCGGACTGGAAGCGTGCCGACCCCGCGCTCCTCGCGGGCATGCTGGCCCAGCTGCACCTGATCCGCTCCTTCGAGGAGACCGTGCTCGAACTCGCCGGCGAGGGGCTCGTCCACGGGCCTGCCCACTCGAGCATCGGCCAGGAGGGCGGCGCGGTCGGCTCGATCATCGGCCTGCGCTCGACGGACGCCGTCAACGGGTCCCACCGCGGGCACCACCAGTTCCTCGCGAAGGCGCTGACCCACGTGGGCGGTGTCCGCTCCGACCTCACCGCCCTCGTCACGCCCGAGATCCGTGACGTCCTGCAGAAGGCCCTCGCCGAGATCCTCGGTCTCGCGCAGGGGTACTGCCGTGGCCGCGGTGGGTCGATGCACCTGCAGTGGTTCGAGGCAGGGGCGCTCGGCACCAACGCGATCGTAGGCGGCGGCGCCCCGATGGCCACCGGCAACGCGTGGGCGCAGAAGCATGCGGGCACCACCGACCTGACGATCAACTACTTCGGCGACGGAGCAGCCCAGATCGGCTCCGTGCTCGAGAGCATGAACCTCGCGGCCGTGTGGAAGCTCCCCAGCGGGTTCTTCATCGAGAACAACCTCTACGGCGTCTCCACGCACGTCTCCGAGATCACCGCCGACACCCGCCTGTCGGTGCGCGGACAAGGGTTCGGCGTGCCGGGCTGGCGCGTCGACGGCATGGATCCCCTCGCCGTGCACCTCGCGACGACCGAGGCCGGCGAGCGGATGCGTGCGGGCGAGGGCCCGGCTGTCATCGAGGCCGAGGTGTACCGCTTCTTCCACCAGAACGGGCCTTATCCCGGCAGTGCCTTCGGCTACCGTACGAAGAAAGAGGAGGCGGCGTGGCGCGAGCGCGACCCGCTGCTGCGCGTCGCCACGGAGATGCAAGGGCTGGGCCTGGTGAGCCAGACCCAGGTCGACTCGGTGCGCGATCAGGCGCGGCAGGCGATGCGCGAAGTCACCGCACAGCTGCTCGAGACCGACCCCCATGCCGACGGCAAGCGGCGCATCCGCCCCGAGCTGTGGCCCCAGCCGGAGTTCGTCGACGTGGGCCTGCGCGGTGACACCAGCGAGCTGGACGGCGCGCGCACGCTCGACCCGGCGACCACTCCGGTCGTCGGCAAGCGCGGCAAGTTCATCGATGCCGTCTCGGCCGTGATGGGCCGCCGCATGGAGCAGGATGACCGGATCGTCGTCATTGGTGAGGACGTGCACCGCCTCGGTGGTGGCACCAACGGAGCCACCAAAGGCCTGGCCAAGCGCTTCCCCGGACGCGTCCTCCCCACCCCGATCAGCGAGAACGCCTTCGTCGGTCTCGGGGGCGGCCTTGCCCTCGACGGCCGCTTCCGCCCCGTGGTCGAGTTCATGTACCCCGACTTCATGTGGGTCGCCGCCGACCAGGTTTTCAACCAGATCGGCAAGGCCCGCCACATGTTCGGCGGCGTCAACCCCGTGCCGCTCGTGCTGCGCACCAAGGTCGCGATGGGCTCCGGGTACGGCTCCCAGCACCTCATGGACCCCGCAGGCGTCTTCGCGACCAGCCCCGGCTGGCGGATCGTCGCACCGTCGACGGCCGCCGACTACGTCGGCCTGATGAACGCCGCGCTCGCTCTGGAGGACCCGGTGCTCGTGATCGAACACGTCGACCTGTACGCCCGGGCCGACGAGATCCCCGAAGACCTCGACTACCAACTGCCGTTCGGCAAGGCCGCGCTGCGGCACGAGGGCTCCGACGTCACGATCATCAGCTACCTGTCGATGGTCCACCACGTCCTGGAGTCGGTCGAGGAGACCGGTCTCGACGCCGACGTCATCGACCTGCGCTGGCTCGACCGCGCCTCAGTCGACTGGGAGACCATCGAGACGTCGGTGAGGAAGACCAACGCCGTGCTGATCGTCGAGCAAGGTGCCAAGGGCACCTCGTACGGCGGGTGGCTCGCCGACGAACTCCACCGCCGCCTGTTCGACTGGCTCGACCAGCCCGTCCAGCGGGTCACCGGCTCGGAGGCCAGCCCCAGCATCTCCAAGGTGCTCGAGCGCGCCGCCATAGCCCGCACCGAAGAGGTCGTCGTGGGAATCGGGCAGGTCCGCGCCGGGATGGGGGGTGTCTGA
- a CDS encoding helix-turn-helix domain-containing protein, with product MKLNSYQNLRVPNFSVHTLCQLLEEADLDWRTALANAEIDPGALNRPGSTIPAKKELAFQLQFVALTRDRVDLWVRAMRAYTTSTYGVRGMALATAPTVEAWVEVASATDNAPGLLEIMPLRAPDGTVVGIEYAYPDAPDELIPFSVYRDLFASTRSLAWLYGDTFPFTRVEVPIAEISPEALAYVSCGIECGAEALRLRWSPATSKMELPFGNAFQHEAWVRADTQIIDSFRATGDWPHTVAKAIRAAPNLYRTLANAAAALQVSPRTLQRKLELTGKDFGRVRDETLSELACDLLSNTDHSVSEISRKLGYTDPASFTMAFKRWRGMPPTAFREAARYSAKNS from the coding sequence ATGAAGCTGAACTCGTACCAGAACTTGCGCGTGCCGAATTTTAGTGTGCACACGTTGTGTCAGCTGCTCGAGGAAGCGGATCTCGACTGGCGAACCGCGCTCGCGAATGCAGAGATCGACCCCGGCGCGCTGAATCGACCGGGAAGTACCATTCCTGCAAAGAAGGAGCTGGCATTCCAGCTTCAGTTCGTTGCTCTCACAAGAGATCGCGTGGATCTTTGGGTGCGGGCAATGCGCGCCTACACGACAAGCACCTACGGCGTTCGCGGAATGGCCCTGGCGACCGCCCCGACCGTTGAGGCGTGGGTGGAAGTTGCCAGCGCAACCGACAATGCCCCTGGGCTCCTCGAAATCATGCCTCTCCGAGCACCGGATGGGACAGTGGTGGGAATTGAATACGCCTACCCTGACGCCCCGGACGAGTTGATCCCGTTCAGCGTGTACCGTGATCTATTTGCCAGCACCCGATCACTCGCGTGGCTGTACGGGGACACCTTCCCTTTCACTCGGGTCGAGGTGCCTATCGCGGAAATATCGCCCGAGGCTTTGGCGTACGTTTCCTGCGGAATCGAATGCGGCGCAGAGGCGTTGCGGCTGCGGTGGAGCCCTGCGACATCGAAGATGGAACTGCCCTTCGGTAACGCCTTCCAGCACGAGGCGTGGGTCAGAGCGGATACCCAGATCATCGACTCGTTCAGGGCGACTGGTGACTGGCCCCACACCGTCGCGAAAGCCATAAGGGCCGCGCCCAATCTCTACCGCACATTGGCAAATGCGGCCGCGGCGCTGCAAGTCTCCCCACGTACCCTGCAACGCAAGCTTGAACTCACGGGCAAGGACTTCGGCCGGGTGCGGGACGAGACTTTGAGTGAACTGGCCTGCGATCTGCTCTCGAATACAGATCACTCCGTATCGGAAATATCCCGCAAGCTGGGCTATACGGATCCGGCCAGCTTCACCATGGCCTTCAAACGGTGGAGGGGGATGCCTCCGACGGCGTTCAGGGAGGCTGCTCGGTACAGCGCCAAGAATTCCTGA
- a CDS encoding oxidoreductase yields MGAPTRGLLEALHSPLDVRSLHLRNRFALAPMTREMSPSGIPAAENAEHYRARAAGGVALIITEGTYVGGEASGHKVTVPHLSEPAADGWRKVVDAVHAEGSAIVPQLWHVGALRGTASPLNPGVPPQSPSGLDLDGRPLGEPLTTTEIDAVVASFAEAAALSRRIGFDGVELHGAHGYLLDEFLWHRTNQREDRYGNSTVLPTEVVKAVRGAVGDDLAIVFRFSQWKADHYTERIAETPRDLERLLVPLVDAGLDVLHASTRRHWLPEFPEDDPTLSLAGWAKRLTGAHVITVGSVGVDTEFRGAGAAAEKVPVVIRESLEERLELLAEQFDAGEFDVVALGRALIADPAWVEKVRDGGLERVVPFDRTRHTLSGA; encoded by the coding sequence ATGGGCGCGCCCACCCGCGGCCTCTTGGAGGCACTGCACTCGCCCCTGGACGTCCGGTCGCTCCACCTGCGCAACCGGTTCGCGCTCGCCCCGATGACCCGCGAAATGTCGCCAAGCGGGATACCCGCGGCCGAGAACGCCGAGCACTACCGGGCCCGTGCTGCGGGCGGAGTGGCGCTGATCATCACCGAGGGCACGTACGTCGGCGGGGAGGCGTCGGGGCACAAAGTGACGGTGCCGCACCTCAGCGAACCCGCGGCCGACGGCTGGCGGAAGGTCGTCGACGCCGTGCACGCCGAGGGCTCGGCGATCGTCCCGCAGCTGTGGCACGTGGGTGCGCTGCGTGGCACCGCCTCCCCGCTCAACCCGGGCGTGCCACCGCAGTCGCCGTCCGGCCTCGACCTCGACGGGAGACCGCTCGGCGAGCCCCTGACGACCACCGAAATCGACGCGGTCGTCGCGAGCTTCGCAGAGGCGGCCGCGCTCTCCCGCAGGATCGGGTTCGACGGGGTCGAACTGCACGGTGCGCACGGCTACCTGCTCGACGAGTTCCTCTGGCACCGCACGAACCAGCGCGAGGACCGCTACGGCAACAGCACCGTCCTGCCGACGGAGGTCGTGAAGGCCGTGCGGGGCGCCGTGGGCGACGACCTCGCGATCGTCTTCCGCTTCTCGCAATGGAAGGCCGACCACTACACGGAACGCATCGCCGAGACTCCCCGCGACCTCGAGAGACTCCTCGTGCCGCTGGTCGATGCCGGGTTGGACGTCCTCCACGCCTCCACCCGGCGCCACTGGCTGCCCGAGTTCCCCGAGGACGACCCGACGCTCAGCCTGGCCGGGTGGGCGAAGCGCCTCACGGGGGCGCACGTCATCACCGTCGGGTCCGTCGGGGTCGACACCGAGTTCCGCGGCGCCGGGGCCGCTGCCGAGAAGGTACCCGTCGTGATCCGCGAGTCGCTCGAGGAACGCCTGGAGCTGCTCGCCGAGCAGTTCGACGCCGGCGAGTTCGACGTGGTCGCCCTCGGCCGTGCCCTGATCGCAGACCCTGCGTGGGTTGAGAAGGTCCGCGACGGCGGGCTCGAGCGGGTCGTCCCGTTCGACCGGACCCGGCACACGCTCAGCGGCGCCTGA
- a CDS encoding SDR family NAD(P)-dependent oxidoreductase, whose amino-acid sequence MPSTGVLRGKHVLITGAGRGLGEAYARAAVTEGARVVISDINAESVEAVAASINGAGGEALAVVSDVTDWDSCEKLVAAAVERFGKLDGLVNNAGYLNPTVAGTETEADIRRHIDIGVYGTYFMSVHGLAAMQGSGSIVNVTSGAQVGLRMMSAYAAAKGAVASLTYAWANEFGGQDGDIRVNAMAPHASTPMMDAGTAAYTKYFGGQAVAPPPATNAPVVLYLLSDLSKGVNGQVVRLANGRELHLMTHPQVLDRPLTRDSWTVQDVERAFDDMFRDRLQPYGTLTNTDARLVEPGVVVFDPATT is encoded by the coding sequence ATGCCCAGTACGGGAGTCCTCCGGGGCAAGCATGTCCTGATAACCGGCGCAGGCCGCGGTCTCGGCGAGGCGTACGCACGCGCTGCCGTCACCGAGGGCGCGCGCGTCGTCATCTCGGACATCAACGCGGAGTCTGTCGAGGCAGTCGCCGCGTCGATCAACGGCGCGGGTGGCGAGGCGCTCGCGGTCGTTTCCGACGTCACCGACTGGGACAGCTGCGAGAAGCTCGTCGCGGCAGCCGTGGAACGCTTTGGCAAACTCGACGGCCTGGTGAACAACGCCGGTTACCTGAACCCCACCGTCGCGGGCACCGAGACCGAGGCCGATATCCGCCGGCACATCGACATCGGCGTCTACGGGACCTACTTCATGTCGGTTCACGGTCTCGCCGCGATGCAGGGCAGCGGGTCCATCGTCAACGTAACCTCGGGCGCGCAGGTCGGTCTGCGGATGATGAGCGCGTACGCGGCGGCCAAGGGTGCGGTCGCCTCGCTCACGTACGCCTGGGCAAACGAGTTCGGCGGCCAGGACGGGGACATCCGGGTCAATGCCATGGCCCCGCATGCCTCCACGCCCATGATGGACGCCGGCACGGCCGCTTATACGAAGTACTTCGGCGGGCAGGCGGTCGCGCCGCCACCCGCGACGAACGCACCCGTCGTTCTCTACTTGCTGTCCGACCTGAGCAAGGGCGTGAACGGCCAGGTCGTACGCCTCGCGAACGGGCGCGAACTGCACCTGATGACCCACCCCCAGGTCCTGGACCGGCCACTGACCCGCGACTCGTGGACCGTACAGGATGTCGAGCGGGCCTTCGACGACATGTTCCGGGACCGCCTTCAGCCTTACGGCACCCTGACCAACACCGACGCGCGGCTTGTCGAGCCCGGAGTCGTCGTGTTCGACCCTGCAACCACGTGA
- a CDS encoding M24 family metallopeptidase has translation MHPRHHQKLHFGPVRSELHVGVDVDRMRRERADRMRALMRAQGVPALLLAGADNVRYLTGFHWGEFQLQTGYALFFAEGDPVVFSPAGSLQQMPDQAPWVPGWRPAISWLGGVAPASAIAELSIAFAAQIRDELAERSLTGEQLAVSEIDEAGMRALHAAGIDTVPGLPLLLECGTVKTADEIACISMAASLAAAGYETVRANLRPGVRQAQLSTAARRAIEDAGAEAGAARLLSGPLSFPRGISGGDRIVEYGDLAYLLTCGTSYMGYTACLYRQFIVGRAPTATESSSYTKLTDRLDHAISLMRPGASTADVAAVLAPAEELGFGSETECFSLELGHGVGLVNAGSRAIHYNPPVITREWSFDHPEEIKEGMVIAIEGIEGQHRVGGVRLENLVVITANGAELLDHYKRDEMIQTAA, from the coding sequence ATGCACCCTCGACACCACCAGAAGCTGCACTTCGGCCCTGTCCGCTCCGAGCTCCACGTCGGCGTGGACGTCGACCGGATGCGCCGCGAGCGCGCAGACCGGATGCGCGCGCTCATGCGCGCGCAGGGTGTGCCGGCGCTTCTGCTGGCCGGCGCCGACAACGTCCGCTACCTCACGGGATTCCACTGGGGGGAATTCCAGCTGCAGACCGGATACGCCCTGTTCTTCGCCGAGGGCGACCCGGTCGTGTTCTCCCCCGCGGGCTCCCTGCAGCAGATGCCCGACCAGGCGCCGTGGGTGCCCGGGTGGCGTCCGGCCATCTCCTGGCTGGGCGGGGTGGCCCCTGCTTCGGCGATCGCGGAACTGTCCATCGCTTTCGCCGCGCAGATCCGTGACGAGCTCGCCGAGCGGTCCCTCACGGGCGAGCAGCTCGCCGTGAGCGAGATCGACGAGGCGGGGATGCGTGCTCTCCACGCCGCAGGCATCGACACGGTCCCCGGCCTGCCACTGCTGCTCGAGTGCGGGACCGTCAAAACGGCCGACGAGATCGCCTGCATCTCCATGGCCGCCAGCCTGGCGGCCGCCGGCTACGAGACGGTCCGTGCGAACCTGCGCCCCGGCGTCCGCCAGGCACAGCTCTCGACCGCAGCCCGGCGCGCCATCGAGGACGCGGGCGCCGAGGCCGGCGCGGCCCGTCTGCTGTCGGGCCCGCTGTCCTTCCCGCGGGGGATCAGCGGCGGCGACCGCATCGTCGAGTACGGCGACCTCGCCTACCTGTTGACCTGCGGGACGTCCTACATGGGCTACACCGCGTGCCTGTACCGCCAGTTCATTGTCGGCCGCGCGCCGACCGCGACGGAGAGTTCGTCGTACACGAAGCTCACCGACCGCCTCGACCACGCGATCTCCCTGATGCGCCCCGGCGCGAGCACCGCGGACGTCGCGGCCGTGCTCGCCCCCGCCGAGGAGCTGGGCTTCGGGTCGGAGACCGAGTGCTTCAGCCTTGAGCTCGGACACGGGGTCGGCCTGGTCAACGCCGGTTCGCGCGCCATCCACTACAACCCGCCGGTGATCACCCGCGAGTGGTCCTTCGACCACCCCGAGGAGATCAAGGAAGGCATGGTCATCGCGATCGAGGGCATCGAAGGGCAGCACCGCGTGGGCGGCGTCCGGCTCGAGAACCTCGTCGTGATCACCGCCAACGGCGCCGAGCTGCTCGACCACTACAAGCGCGACGAGATGATCCAGACCGCCGCCTGA
- a CDS encoding FAD-dependent oxidoreductase, which translates to MTRIDVAVVGAGPVGLSATIDLAHRGISVMLIDKHAEPALHPKSRAVNVRTMEIFRSWGIEERVRAAGLATPPIRYLGKDVVSPWSDVVESSVVAGGGDNDLSPLPLEVFLCSQDILEPVLREAALRPPIDVRLSTEVLSVTEIEDGVRLELRSRLDGSTETVEAAYVIGADGAQSGIREQLGIGRDGEPSLQQSVSVLFRSDLIRSRTDSESAFIYIDNPDTVGTVVFAPVDTEGRVAMLGRPPVLDRLPVDQVDWREQLRLATGDPDLDVDIIDCRAWEVGAWVASDYQKGRVFLAGDAAHVMPPYGGFNQNAGIQDVHNLAWKLAAVLRGWAAPALLDTYGPERRPVALFDREEAVLNFRSHVGAEHDGPRTFRSENFHHLGLDIGYRYDQGAVVPEPGRSRGPWPVSTYTPSADPGERAPHVWLDEARTTSTLDVLGAGVTVFAATGARAADEAIRAAADHGVPATSVALTPGALATYGIDTDGAVLVRPDGHVLARVTDNTPATVAKALAAITGTPVVQPA; encoded by the coding sequence ATGACCCGCATCGATGTTGCGGTGGTAGGCGCCGGGCCCGTCGGGCTGAGCGCGACGATCGACCTGGCTCACCGGGGCATCAGCGTCATGCTGATCGACAAGCATGCCGAGCCCGCGCTCCACCCGAAGTCCCGCGCCGTGAACGTCCGCACCATGGAGATCTTCCGTTCGTGGGGCATCGAGGAGCGGGTGCGCGCTGCCGGGCTCGCAACTCCTCCCATCCGTTATCTCGGCAAGGACGTTGTCTCCCCCTGGAGCGACGTCGTCGAGTCCTCGGTGGTCGCCGGCGGTGGCGACAACGACCTCTCCCCGCTCCCTCTCGAGGTGTTCTTGTGCTCGCAGGACATCCTGGAGCCGGTCCTGCGCGAGGCCGCGCTGCGGCCTCCCATCGACGTCCGGCTGTCGACGGAGGTCCTGTCGGTGACCGAGATCGAGGACGGTGTGCGGCTCGAGCTGCGCTCCCGACTGGACGGCAGCACCGAGACGGTCGAGGCGGCCTATGTGATCGGCGCCGACGGTGCGCAGAGCGGAATCCGGGAGCAGCTCGGCATCGGGCGTGACGGCGAGCCCTCCCTGCAGCAGTCCGTGAGTGTGCTGTTCCGCTCCGATCTCATCAGGTCGCGCACGGACAGCGAGTCCGCCTTCATCTACATCGACAACCCCGACACCGTCGGCACGGTGGTGTTCGCACCGGTCGACACCGAAGGACGCGTGGCGATGCTCGGCCGGCCTCCGGTCCTCGACCGTCTGCCGGTCGACCAGGTCGACTGGCGGGAGCAACTCCGCCTGGCCACCGGGGACCCCGACCTGGACGTCGACATCATCGACTGTCGCGCGTGGGAGGTCGGCGCCTGGGTGGCGAGCGACTATCAGAAGGGCCGGGTCTTCCTCGCGGGCGACGCGGCACATGTCATGCCTCCTTACGGCGGGTTCAACCAGAACGCCGGCATCCAGGACGTCCACAACCTCGCCTGGAAGCTCGCCGCCGTCCTGCGGGGCTGGGCCGCCCCCGCGCTGCTCGACACCTACGGCCCTGAGCGCCGCCCGGTCGCGCTGTTCGACCGCGAGGAGGCGGTCCTGAACTTCCGCTCGCATGTGGGGGCGGAGCACGACGGCCCGCGCACCTTCCGCAGCGAGAACTTCCACCACCTGGGCCTGGACATCGGCTACCGCTACGACCAGGGGGCGGTCGTCCCGGAGCCGGGCCGGTCCCGCGGCCCGTGGCCGGTCAGCACGTACACCCCGAGCGCCGACCCCGGCGAGCGGGCCCCGCACGTGTGGCTCGACGAGGCCCGCACCACTTCGACCCTCGACGTGCTCGGCGCCGGGGTGACGGTCTTCGCCGCCACCGGGGCACGCGCCGCGGACGAGGCGATCCGTGCGGCCGCCGACCACGGCGTGCCCGCCACGTCCGTCGCCCTGACCCCAGGGGCTCTGGCCACCTACGGGATCGATACCGACGGCGCCGTACTCGTCCGCCCGGACGGCCACGTCCTGGCCCGGGTCACCGACAACACCCCCGCCACAGTCGCAAAAGCGCTGGCCGCGATCACCGGTACGCCGGTGGTCCAGCCCGCCTGA